From the Senegalimassilia faecalis genome, one window contains:
- a CDS encoding SDR family NAD(P)-dependent oxidoreductase, translating into MGYFTGKTIIITGAGFAALKDGSAGSIGFGIATAFAKEGANLAITGRNVKKLEAAKERLEGEYGIRVLPIQADVNAGADNKAVVQSAVDQVMAEFGRIDALVNNAQASASGVTIADHTTEQFDLALYSGLYAAFYYMQACYPHLKETKGSVVNFASGAGLFGNYGQCAYAAAKEGIRGLTRVAATEWGPDGINANVVCPLAWTAALENFKEQYPEAYEANVHMPPMGHYGNVETEIGRAVVQLCGPDFKFMSGETITLEGGMGLRP; encoded by the coding sequence ATGGGTTACTTTACGGGGAAAACCATTATCATCACCGGCGCGGGTTTCGCCGCGCTTAAGGACGGCTCTGCAGGTTCCATCGGCTTCGGCATTGCCACCGCGTTCGCAAAAGAAGGCGCGAATCTGGCCATCACCGGGCGCAACGTCAAAAAGCTTGAGGCGGCAAAAGAGCGTCTTGAAGGCGAGTACGGCATCCGCGTGCTGCCCATCCAGGCCGATGTGAATGCCGGTGCCGACAACAAGGCCGTGGTGCAAAGCGCCGTCGACCAGGTCATGGCCGAGTTCGGTCGCATCGACGCGTTGGTGAACAACGCACAGGCTTCCGCATCCGGCGTCACCATTGCCGACCACACCACCGAGCAATTTGACCTGGCGCTGTACTCGGGCCTATACGCGGCGTTTTACTACATGCAGGCGTGCTACCCGCACCTGAAGGAGACGAAGGGTTCCGTTGTGAACTTTGCCAGCGGCGCGGGCTTGTTCGGCAACTATGGCCAGTGCGCCTACGCGGCGGCCAAGGAAGGCATTCGCGGCTTGACGCGCGTGGCGGCCACCGAATGGGGCCCGGATGGTATCAACGCCAACGTGGTGTGCCCGCTTGCATGGACGGCGGCGCTTGAGAACTTCAAGGAGCAGTACCCCGAGGCGTACGAGGCCAACGTGCACATGCCCCCGATGGGCCATTACGGCAACGTCGAGACCGAAATCGGCCGTGCTGTGGTGCAGCTGTGCGGGCCTGATTTCAAGTTCATGAGCGGCGAGACCATCACGCTTGAAGGCGGCATGGGCCTGCGTCCGTAA
- the pdxR gene encoding MocR-like pyridoxine biosynthesis transcription factor PdxR, with the protein MSDNRSVFLLTYDLRARGTSSLYEFLYQSIREDIARGVIACGTKLPSKRVLARHLNIGVATVTAAYDQLITEGFIRSEQRRGYFVEDVSNYRLKPVTGRGSGLAGAQRKVKSLASVSDSNVGKRNSAPDQAALPVADPLTAAGATASDSRHASIADEDRPLACSPSSVSATPHAADVISQAHDPEFFVDLKANRTSVSLFPTSVWGRYMREALSLPTDSLLRSVPFNGLPELRRAIASYLHRTRGMDVSPDCIIVGAGSEYLYGRLLQMLGPTTTFAMENPGYKKFASISRAFGNPWRPVPIDESGLLIDELEESGADVVHVSPANHFPTGIVMPIKRRLELFEWANRARKRYIIEDDYDSEFRYNGRLIMPLFADDASDKVIYLNAFSKTMVPSLRISYMVLPPKLLARYVDTMSFYSCTVSSFEQYALARFIDEGHFERHINRTRNFFRHQRATVLRAIAESPLAAISHVEERNAGTHFLLYVRTKLSLDEIRSRGAELGLNISLFNDYLLSDGGPNRTTKRFEEYSHGEAAIVVNYAGIEPDRVDETIRRLAQVFPEYA; encoded by the coding sequence ATGTCAGACAATCGCTCCGTGTTTCTGCTCACGTACGATTTGCGCGCAAGGGGCACCAGTTCGCTGTACGAATTCCTATACCAGTCCATTCGCGAGGATATCGCGCGCGGCGTTATCGCGTGCGGGACGAAGCTGCCGTCGAAGCGCGTGCTGGCGCGGCACCTGAACATCGGTGTGGCAACGGTCACGGCAGCCTACGATCAGCTGATAACGGAAGGGTTTATACGCTCCGAGCAGCGGCGCGGGTACTTTGTGGAAGACGTGTCGAATTACCGGTTGAAACCGGTAACCGGAAGGGGAAGCGGGCTAGCGGGAGCGCAGCGTAAGGTGAAAAGCCTTGCGAGCGTTTCGGACAGCAACGTGGGGAAGCGCAATAGCGCCCCTGATCAAGCCGCGTTGCCCGTCGCAGACCCTTTGACCGCCGCTGGTGCAACCGCAAGCGACTCTCGGCACGCCAGCATCGCCGACGAGGATCGGCCCCTAGCATGCTCGCCTTCTTCCGTTAGTGCCACCCCGCATGCCGCCGACGTCATCAGCCAGGCGCACGATCCCGAATTCTTCGTCGACCTGAAGGCGAACCGTACCAGCGTGTCGTTGTTCCCCACGTCGGTGTGGGGCCGCTACATGCGCGAGGCGCTATCGCTTCCCACCGACAGCTTGCTGCGCTCGGTGCCGTTCAACGGCCTGCCCGAACTGCGGCGCGCCATCGCATCGTATCTGCATCGCACCCGCGGCATGGACGTATCGCCCGATTGCATCATCGTCGGCGCCGGCAGCGAATACCTGTACGGCCGCTTGTTGCAGATGCTGGGACCCACCACGACGTTTGCCATGGAGAACCCTGGCTACAAGAAGTTCGCCTCCATTTCCCGCGCATTCGGCAACCCGTGGCGGCCGGTGCCCATCGATGAATCGGGCCTGCTCATCGACGAGCTTGAAGAATCCGGCGCCGACGTGGTGCACGTGTCGCCTGCCAACCATTTCCCCACAGGTATCGTCATGCCTATCAAGCGGCGGCTGGAGCTGTTCGAGTGGGCCAACCGCGCGCGCAAGCGCTACATCATCGAAGACGATTACGACAGCGAATTTCGCTACAACGGCCGCCTTATCATGCCGCTGTTCGCCGACGATGCCTCTGACAAGGTGATTTACCTCAACGCGTTCTCGAAAACCATGGTGCCGAGCTTGCGCATCAGCTACATGGTGCTACCGCCGAAGCTGCTTGCCCGCTACGTCGACACCATGAGCTTCTACTCGTGCACCGTCTCCAGCTTCGAGCAATACGCGCTGGCACGCTTTATCGACGAGGGGCACTTCGAGCGGCACATCAACCGTACGCGCAACTTTTTCCGCCATCAACGCGCCACGGTGCTGCGCGCCATCGCCGAATCGCCGCTTGCCGCCATCTCGCACGTGGAAGAGCGCAACGCCGGCACGCACTTCCTGCTGTACGTGCGCACGAAGCTCAGCCTCGATGAGATTCGCAGCCGCGGTGCTGAGCTGGGGTTGAACATCTCGCTGTTCAACGACTACCTGCTCAGCGACGGCGGACCGAACCGTACGACGAAGCGCTTCGAGGAATACTCGCACGGGGAGGCCGCCATCGTGGTGAATTACGCGGGCATCGAGCCCGACCGCGTGGACGAGACCATCCGCCGTCTTGCCCAGGTGTTTCCGGAATACGCATGA
- a CDS encoding HAD family hydrolase → MIKLIASDMDGTLLDGDGNVPPETYDLIRRLNAVGISFVASSGRRFDTLQEMFALVMNQMDFVASNGAQVVVAGKLVDREVFSHAALRRLKSIVDLFDNLHLAIFDRKITYLLDDEARFERELDKNLPNPVRALELPNPDTSIIKASIYCDDAVMDMAYILERELGEDFVFAPSGRKWIDIMQRGVSKATGISQVMAAHNVKPAEVMAFGDAMNDYEILRMVGTSIAMGNGRSAIKQISTKVIGTNAEHAVQREIAALLAIMGK, encoded by the coding sequence ATGATCAAACTCATTGCCAGCGATATGGACGGAACGCTTCTTGACGGCGACGGAAACGTGCCGCCTGAAACTTACGACCTTATCCGCAGGCTGAACGCCGTCGGCATCAGCTTCGTTGCCTCGTCGGGCAGGCGCTTCGATACGCTTCAGGAAATGTTCGCACTCGTAATGAACCAGATGGATTTTGTTGCTTCGAACGGAGCGCAGGTTGTGGTAGCGGGCAAGCTGGTTGACCGCGAGGTGTTCAGCCATGCAGCCCTGCGTCGCCTCAAGTCGATCGTCGACCTGTTCGATAACCTGCACCTGGCCATTTTCGACCGCAAAATAACCTATCTGCTTGACGACGAGGCGCGTTTCGAACGCGAGCTCGATAAGAATCTGCCGAACCCGGTCCGTGCGCTTGAGCTGCCCAACCCTGACACCAGCATCATCAAGGCATCCATTTACTGCGATGACGCCGTTATGGACATGGCTTATATTTTGGAGCGCGAGCTTGGCGAAGACTTCGTGTTCGCACCTTCCGGCCGCAAGTGGATCGACATCATGCAGCGCGGCGTCAGCAAGGCAACCGGCATCAGCCAAGTCATGGCTGCACACAACGTCAAGCCCGCAGAGGTTATGGCGTTCGGCGACGCTATGAACGATTACGAAATCTTGCGCATGGTCGGAACCAGCATCGCCATGGGCAACGGTCGATCGGCCATCAAGCAGATTTCCACAAAGGTAATCGGCACGAACGCCGAGCACGCCGTCCAACGCGAAATCGCCGCTTTGCTTGCAATAATGGGGAAGTAA
- a CDS encoding DNA-3-methyladenine glycosylase family protein yields the protein MDGQKAVTQATGSSVIDASRSPTTACFEYGETETTYLAQKDARFAEVIQTIGHVSRALDPDLFSATAHHIIGQQVSLEAQRTVWNRMQQLLGQVSPETVAAASVDDLQACGTTFRKAEYIHEFAQKVVSGEFDLNGVREMDNEAAIASLSSLRGIGTWTAEMILLFCLGRKNIFAYDDLAIQRGLRMVYHHRAITRPLFEKYRRRFSPYCSVASLYLWEVSKGAILGMRDYAPKKR from the coding sequence ATGGATGGGCAAAAGGCGGTAACGCAAGCAACTGGTTCATCGGTTATCGATGCATCGCGTAGTCCAACTACGGCTTGCTTCGAGTACGGGGAAACGGAAACGACCTATCTCGCTCAAAAAGACGCGCGCTTCGCCGAGGTCATCCAAACAATAGGACACGTCAGTCGTGCGTTAGACCCTGATTTGTTCTCAGCAACGGCTCATCACATTATTGGGCAGCAAGTTTCGCTTGAAGCGCAGCGGACGGTCTGGAACCGTATGCAACAGCTGCTTGGACAAGTAAGCCCTGAAACGGTAGCAGCGGCTTCTGTTGATGACTTGCAAGCATGCGGAACAACATTCCGGAAAGCCGAGTACATTCATGAGTTCGCGCAAAAGGTTGTATCAGGGGAATTTGACCTTAATGGAGTTCGCGAAATGGACAATGAAGCTGCCATTGCGTCTCTGTCCAGCTTGCGCGGTATTGGAACTTGGACGGCAGAGATGATTTTGCTGTTCTGCCTTGGACGCAAGAACATTTTCGCGTACGACGATTTGGCGATTCAACGGGGTTTGCGTATGGTGTATCACCATAGAGCTATCACCAGGCCGCTCTTCGAAAAGTATCGCCGTAGGTTTAGTCCTTACTGCAGCGTAGCAAGTCTTTATCTGTGGGAAGTTTCGAAAGGCGCAATCCTCGGAATGCGCGACTACGCGCCGAAGAAACGTTAA
- a CDS encoding methylated-DNA--[protein]-cysteine S-methyltransferase → MAEGGFMYVTEYDTGIAGKLTLGADEKGLCGSWFNNDRYYLTGIDEPLERNDQLAIFQKTSEWLDRYLAGERPDPHELALHPRGTEFQKRVWSELSNIPYGVVVTYGDIARGVERATGKRTSARAVGGAVGRNPLCLIVPCHRVIGASGSLTGFGGGIPLKIALLKHEGVDVQQFKIPTKGTALEGKRNAPPWE, encoded by the coding sequence ATGGCTGAAGGAGGATTTATGTATGTTACCGAATACGATACCGGCATTGCAGGAAAGCTAACGCTCGGAGCAGACGAAAAGGGCCTTTGCGGAAGCTGGTTCAATAACGATAGATATTACCTCACGGGAATAGATGAGCCGTTAGAAAGAAACGACCAACTGGCCATATTCCAAAAGACCTCTGAGTGGCTTGATCGTTATCTGGCGGGTGAGAGACCTGACCCGCATGAGCTTGCGTTGCATCCGCGGGGTACTGAGTTTCAGAAGCGCGTTTGGAGCGAGTTGTCGAACATTCCGTATGGGGTGGTAGTGACCTACGGGGATATCGCCCGGGGCGTTGAACGGGCAACGGGCAAACGAACTTCCGCAAGGGCTGTCGGTGGTGCCGTGGGCAGGAACCCCCTCTGTCTCATAGTTCCATGTCATCGCGTAATCGGAGCATCAGGTAGCCTCACAGGGTTCGGTGGAGGTATACCTCTGAAAATTGCGTTACTGAAGCATGAAGGCGTCGATGTGCAGCAATTCAAGATTCCCACGAAAGGGACAGCGCTCGAAGGAAAAAGAAATGCGCCCCCTTGGGAATGA